The Aquila chrysaetos chrysaetos chromosome 17, bAquChr1.4, whole genome shotgun sequence region tatatacttaCACAGCTACAGTTCTATCACCTGTAAACTCATTCATATGCTAGCTACCATTTCTCCTactcatatttttaaacactaaccatggaaaactgaatttatgAGTACAGGACAAAACTGGAAATGTGGTAGTCTATAAGAATTAGAATTTCATTTGAATACAGGAGTATACAGGTAAATATCTTCACTTTTCAGGTTACAGCTCGATTCCTTTTTACCAGAACTGTGATGATGGACCAGATCACTAGTCCAAAAGTCTGCCTGGCAACAGCTGGAACTGGTTACCTTAGAAAATGATGCAGTTGTGCTTGGTATATAACCTGTACCAAGCAAATTAAGTATAACCTTTTCAAAGAACCTCCATTGGCTAAAGACTGCCTGTGCCACAAAACCACAATGACATAGTGGCTGACACATTTTTCCAAACATGCTTCACTGAAACCATTGATCCTGGTATTAGTTACCCTTCTGTTTCAATTTAACATGCCTTTGTAATGGAGTGCCTAATTCACCATTACCCACCACCCAATTCCTATTTTCCCTCCgatttttccttactttttctctttctttttctctttccttttccttttctttttctctttccttttccttttctttttctctttccttttctttctctctttccttttccttttctttctctctttccttttcttcctttctttctttttttcttcctttcctcttttctttttctctttccttttccttttctttttctctttctttttccttttctttttctctttccttttccttttcccatttctcagctttgtccttctccttttcttcctttttccttctcttctcacCTTGACCATCTGagtgaaaagcagcaggaggaggtggaggaagaaCATAGGGGGTActgggaggaggtggtggtgacACTTCAGCTACTGCCACAGGACCGTGCCCAGAACTCTTTTTAGACTTAGAGTGCTTCttctctctgtgtttctctttgtctttttttttcttacttttttttgacTTCTTCTTCTTTTTGATTTCACGGTAGGAGTCATCTATCACTAGCTCTCCAGCCTCCAACTCCCCACCAGAAGAGGAACCAGATTCTGGCGGTGCCTCCACACCTGAAATCTCATACTCGCTCCCATGGCCCTCTGAAAAAAGGGAGGTGTCAGCACCAAAATTCTCAGAAGGTGGATGTGAGTCCGGCGGCGGTTTGTGCTTCTTCCGGGATGACTTCAGGAAGCTCTGCAGTTCATGACCCAGCAGGAATGAGCCTTGCTCATCTCGAGCCGATTTCTTTGAAGatttctttgcagctgctggtgctgaAGAGTAGGAGAAAGAATCATCATCTGCTGCACTACTTTTCTCTTTCGGTGAAAGGATGAGCTTCATCTTCAAGCCATCAGGTTCACGAAGAGTAAGTGTCTCTGTGTTCACATAGagaggtttcatttttttagatttGTGGAAGCTGCCATCATCCACTGAGTGCTCCCCACTGCTCCCACTCAGCTTCTTCTTGTGGTGctcctttttgctttcagaatggCCAGAGGAAGAATAAGATGATTTTTCAGAGGTCTTCTTTGAAGACTTTGAGCTTGTGGCCAAAGGTGAGGTGATAGCCTTGAGTAAATCCATGGTTGTATCAGCTGAGGATGGGctagaaactgcttttttcttcttctttgatGGTAGATCCAAAGGCGAAACACCTGAAAAAGATCAAGAGAAATGTACATCAAGATGATTCCCTTAAAGACAGCATTACACCAGCCCAAAGAAGTGAAGTGGGAATCCTGCAAGACTTATGATTACAGCTAACAGATTTACATCCCGGCTTAAACAAAAGATCTCTGAAGCTTGTAGCCAGCTTAGCACAGCCTTACTGATACAATTCAGGAGCTGTAATGCCCAAGCTGGTCAAATAATTCAAGGCAGGAAGACAGAGTAGGAAAGTTCTTGAAGTTTTGTCAAACTCTTTATTCCATTGTGAAATAacatattttgatgaaaaagtATCTTACTGAGCCTGAAATTACATCTCAAGTGCAAGGTTTTAGTGCCATTTTTAGCCAAGGTGAGACCAATGAATTGAAAATACaagctttttcattctgaaaccAGATTTTGATGACATTTCAACTGGGCTTTCTCTTTTCACTGGgccaaaaataaatcttaaacCTGTTAAGCTTTTATGAACAGAATTGTCATTCTCTAGCCAGCTTATTAATTGTGAGAataatgtttctgtatttaaactgaacccaaaagcatttctttttcaccctGATGCattctatttttataaattcagaGAAAGTAATACTATCTGCAAGTAAAATTACAGTTTGTAATGTAAtagggaaaaatgaaatgcaaatgccAAAAGGGAAGGCATGGGTTCGAAAACTACAACTTGTCAATCAAAAGAGGGTGGAAGATCTCTACCCTCAACAATGGCAACTTGGTAAGCTAGACTCTGAAAATATCACTCCCTAATCTTCTACTGTCTGGTGCTGATCAGCATCAGGCTTCTGATTACTTGTCCTAAGACAGGTTGATGTATTCTCCCCCCATAAAGTGCTAACCACAAAGATTGATGACACTGGTTTTACAGCACCCTTTCCTCAAAGTCATGATCCCTTAGCCCTTTCCCATGCTCGATTACTATCTTACCTCTGTAGCAGAACTCATCTGAGGagtgctttctcttctttttgtgaGGTTCTGTCCCCGGAAAAAGATCACTGTCCtagaataagaagaaaaaaattgctgacaAACAAGAGGGAAATAGTATGAGATTCACATGGAGTATTGACATAAATAATTTGTAGGAGATATCAAGAGTTATTTGTATTACTGTAACAGCAAGGAACCCTAGGTATGAAACAGGATCATTATTCTAGGTGCTAAAACAAGCAAAGGAAACATATCTGTCCCCAGGAGCCCACGCTGTAGGTTTAAGGTAAGAGACAAAAAGCATGGTACGGATAGGTGGGAGAATACAAAACATGGTCTTAGTCAGAACAGGTTTCAGCACATCAGCCACCTAACTGGCATCAAGCTTTCTTTAGGCATTGCAGCACAACATGGCTATAAGGAAATTGAAAGACAGATCTCTATAGGGAGCTCCGCCCAAGTGAGAGGAGCAATACacaagaaaacttgaaaaagcaCATTTGAAAGTGTTAAGAAATGGGCAATGAAAGCCAGCACTTGGAGATCAGCTGATGAGTTGATAAAAGGCAGACATCTACCTCTTAATAAAGCTAAGAAATAACTAAGCATGCATAGGCTGTCAAGCCTTGAAAATGAAGGTGAGCAGTTCATGTTTAATAAgctgaaaaagataaaagtgaaAGGAGGTACAGAGAGGTGACAATTATAATGATGGGGCCAAAAAATTGTCCTTAATATGTTATGTCATCTAATTACTATTTGTCTCTTGACCAATTTACGGTCTGAAAATGAAGCTCCTCTACAGAATTCCATCTGCATGGTAGAagatgattttcattttaaactagaacttcttttccagattaaaaaaaaaaaaaaaaaaaaaaaatcacacaagaTAGTCACCTTTGAGCTAACAGCAGAAATTTTAGCTCAAAGAGGAAAGTTTTGAAGAAACTTAAGTTGTTACTACGTGATTTCAGAGTTAAGGCCCCAAAGAGGTGAATAGGGCAAGTTCATACCTCTCAAGAGCTATCATTTCAGGCTGTCTGCAGAATCAGGAAGACAACAGTGCGTCAGTTAACATTATATTCATCCTTTGCTGGCTATTTATACAACCACAAATTCTAAGaaaaattttgtgtgtgtgtgtgtgtaaaaagtTATTCATGCTATCCTGTGACTTGCAAGGTTCTACATCAAGACTAGGACAGCATCCTACTACCCTATTTTCTGAGgccagaaaaatcagaatcagTTGTAATTGGGACTGACCCCCTCCTTTTTCCCAGGAAAGTTACTGAACAATACAGGACACGATTAGCTGCTCTTGCTGTCTTCTACATGCATTTCtatataaaaaagaacaagaaacccacccatcccatcccatcacTAGCTTTACACATATCCTTACACCTTCAACCTTTTCTCTGAGGGCTTCCTGACCTGAGTTGCTATCTCGTCTTCCTCTTGCAGCAGATCCTTGTAAGAGCGCTTTTTCTCTCGCTGTATCCTGCCAGTTGGCAGCCCCACGTCATCAACACTTCGGTCACTCTCTAGGTACTCTAAGATTTatgtgaaatgggaaaaaaggaagaaattaaatacccCATTAAGGAATGATAGACATGTGGACTATGCACAAAATAAGATAACAGTGGATGTTGGCACAGAGTGATGCACAAAGCCCAACAAGCACAGGGGCCTAAAAGGTAACAGTCTGTACTCTCTGACCACAGGGATGGGGCTCAGTGCTCTAATGCTGTAACATAATCACTCCAGATTTCATTTCTAACCCTTGTATATTTCTCCTAAAGACAACTGGACCTAGAAATGTTACCATGACTAAACATATCCTTACCCCTGGTCCCCCTTTCCATTGAcctggcagggaggagaaaggctgCAGTGGCAGAGTTTCCAATCAAGGTGTTTGCATTAGGAAATACCACCCATTTCTCTCAAGTTCTAAACCCCAGTACTTTACACCTGGAAGTCAAGGGCTTGGGATCCTCCAACAACTTGGCCAGGTTAAATTTAAGGGCTCCACAGCATACTAGCTTCCTTTCCCACTCTGACTGCATGGCCTGGCAAAGGCTGCAGAGGGtaccctttttttttggcaactCCCTCTGAGATTATGAAGCAGTCAtaccttctttcttcttggaGTCATCATAAGCCATGGTGGTCCTGCAGGAGCCTGAGAATGTGTTGCCACGTCTGGGCTCCTTCCCCCGTTCCCATCTACAGGAAAAGGtctgagaaacagagaatgaaaataaccCTCCCATAAAGAAGAATCATGATGTAAAATGGGAAACTTCCTCTGAACCAAGTGAAGATTCTCTGGAAGacagtgggaaaggaaaggggtCTACCTTCTGGTCAGTTCATGCTCACTCTTCAGGCttgacagaatatttttttgaaattaaattggAAGTTGGTCttctcttattttaaagatataaaaGACCACCTATTCCTTGTAAAATCTCCAAGacactgaagtaatttatttacaaaaatagaaagagGGTGAGAAGACAGCTGAGTTTGATCTTCATGACACACAAAACTGCACCCAAACTTGtgcaaaagccattttctgtcAGGAGCCACTGTAGCAGAGTGGGATATTTAAAGAGAGATTTCAAACCCTTGAATCTCAGAtgaagtgaaggaaaagaaggaaccAGGCAGAAATCATTGTCCtacaaaagaagtatttcaaaTCTTTTTAACTAAAGGATCACACATTTTATAGTGAAGGTGTGCATCCTTCTGATGTGTTTCCCAACACTACCACTGCAGCCATTCTGAATGCCAGCCTGGGAGAGGGAACTGAAGCAAGCACTCCTTTTCACTAGGCCTTCCGCAGCACCCCAACTTCTGTCAGCCCCTAGGTTTCAGGCCTCCTCCGAGTCATTCTGCTCCACAGTTGCTGGCACACAGCAGGACAGTGCCCTTATGGAATAGCTGCACTCTGGTTCTCTCAGAGTAAACAGCTTTTGTTCTTCAGTCAGCAACCAGCTGAACATGAAAAAATTGACCTTCTGCTCATAAGCAATTAAACCAATTGCACCTAActgattttgtgtgtttttgtgtatgtgcacaCGTGTGTAAGAATTCAACCACAAAGACCATGCAACTTGTTCATTCTAGCTGTCACGGCAATCTTGCCACACTGAAGTTACGCTTGAATACCTTGAGAGCAGGGGAACTTGTGCTTGTACATCCCTGCACGTACCTCAGTTTTATAAATAGTTGGCTGAGAATGTACAACATATTCATCCTACAGTGGTTACTTAAGTGAAACAACAAAGTCCCAACTAAATCAAGCTTGCAGGTACACAGAACATGTTTCTATTTAAATTCATAGGAATACAtgttatttcttcagattttggGAAACCATCCGccacaaaatgttttaagtcaATAGTCTGACTACTATACATTGTTGGTAGCAAGCACAGCAATTTGTAGGCAGAATTTACGTATACAAGCAAGAGCACTGCCTATGTGTACGCACTAGAGCACTGCACTTTGCAATACAAAAGAGCATCTTGCCACTTGTGGGCTCACAATCTTGAACCAGATCCTGGCAATGTTTCACGATGTTCAGCTGTCATATGGACTTCGGTGGGAACATGCATGATACCAAAGCACTGTGCTCAAGAGGACAAGGGCCTCATCGAGATACTGctcagcaaaacaaagctgaCGACAGTCGTTCATGAACAGATGACTTGGAAAAACTAAGATCCGTTTATAGCTACACACGTaccttttattgtcttttaacATCCTATTTGCTTGGCAGGTGTAAAGATTGGTAGATAACGCCCAAAGGGGCTTACAACTAGACCTCTAACCCTGCAAATACAACACATATCCTTAACTAGTCTTGTCCTGTAAACCCTAATTAGGTTCCCCTGCTTCAAATTCTGCGGTTTCAGCAGTAATCGCACAGGTTCAGTGGAGAAGAAGCTCTCCCCTGCACGTCTCCCCTTCCTTACCGCACATGCTCGCGGGATCGCGGCCAAGCGTTGCTTTTCTGCAGCCCCCCTCCCGGGACTCCACCGGCACCTCCGCGCTTCGGTCCCCCAAGGGAGGCCGCACACCCCACTGGCGACAGACGGCGGCGGGTGGAACCGGAGGACCGGGCTCCCTCGCCCCATTTCCCCGCCGGAGCTCCCAGCGACCCGCAGGAAAACCGCGAGGGGCAGGCGGGTCCCGCCGGGAATGCCGAGCGAGGCGGAGGAGACGGGGGGCAAACGTCGGCACCGGCCCCTCGGCAGACACGGGGCCGGGACCggtcgtcgtccccccccgcGGGGCACCCCACGGCCCAGCCCCGCGCATGCGCGCCAATTCCCTCAGagcccgggccccgccgccgccgtttGAAGCGGGCTCGGccgcccccgctcccgcccgcgcGTCCTCTCACCCGAACGGGCTCCGGCCTCGCTCCAGCCCGCGGCTCCGCCCCTGCAGCAGGCCCGAGCTTGCCCCGGCGGTAAAACCGCCGAGAGGCGACAGGGCCTGCCGGCCCGCCGGTAACCGAGCCGCAGAGCGACGAGGTGCCGCGGCCGCCTCACTCCGCACTGCCGCttcccgccgcgccgccgccgcccgcggccgCCATCTTGGAGATGGAGACAAGGGAGACCCGCCCGGCGCCGGGGCCAGGGGCAGAGAGCCGAGCGCCGAGCACGTCCAACGGGAACACCCGCGGGGGCGGAGGAGAAGGCGGGCTGCGGGATTGCTGAGCGCATCGATGGGCTGAGGCGGGAGGGGAGCGCCATTGCCCGCGGTGTGAGCGGGACCCCGCACCGGGCTGTCACGGCCTTGGGGCGGCAGCCGCCACGCAGTTAGCTTTCCCCGCCACGGCACGCCGCTCCTATCGCGGGTGAGGTTCGAAATACCGTGCGCCGGGGCTTACCCGGAGGCTTGGCCCCGGGGCCTGGCTTGGGGCCTCCTCGCCCGCCCGGTGCTCCGCTGGTGCAAGCGTACGGGCCCAGGGCTGAGGCTAGAGTGAGGGGCCGTAGCGTACTGCTGCTCGCACCGGGGGCTGGGCCCACTCACTGTGTCCCCAGGCACCCCAGGGAGGTTCCACGGGTGCTATGTGCCCCTTCAGAGGCGTGGGAGCCACGCGTGGGCCAGACGCAGGGTGCCTGCGCTGGGCCCCGGCTCTGCCCTCGACCACCTCGTGTACAGCGTGTGCCCGCCTTCCCCCCGTCTTCGGCACAACCTCCTCTTTGTGCGTGTGCTGTGGTGTCGTGGCACAGCTTCCACTCTCTCAttatccctttcttttctcGGAGCTGGCTGGGCTTGCAGCATGGGTTAGTTGTTGGCTGCTTGTGCCTGCCACGGTGGGTCAATGGGAAAGGGTGAAATCCTGTTTGTTATTAAGCAGTTACAGACCCAGCACTTTCATGAGATTAGTCACGCACACACACAGGAGCGGGCACATCTGTAAGTCTATCTGATTGCCTGAGGAACTGAGTAGATGTACTGCACAGGTGGAGAGTCAGGACCAGCCGGAGCCGAGATACGCATGTCTGAACAGCACACTCTGGGGCTATTGCCTGTGAAGGCATCATGCAACCCTCACACCCTTTCCAATCAACTGTCCAAAGGTGGCAGGCAAGAGAAAGGCACATTACCCCCGGCATCTTCTAAAGGGCTCATTCATTACTGCAAAGGATTCAAGACAGAGGTAAAAAAGCTCAGGAAACAGCCTGGTCAGAAAAGACATCTTTTTCCCACCAGGTTAGCCTTTCTTCACTCTGACTGCTCAGGAGGTCCCTGTTCAACAAACCTCATTTAACTCTTACCTTAAATCCCATCATCTCCACTGATGCAGGagtcttgttttcatttagatGCCGGCAGACACTCACATGACTCTGTCAGAGGCTGCTCACAGTCACATGCTGTCTGCAGACTACAATTCCCACATGCCTGAGGTTAAACCTGACCCATCGCAGACATGCCGGTTCCCCAGCACTTGCAGATCCCCCTTCTGGTCCTGCTGATGCTTTTGGGTCCTAACAAGTACATaatgatgaaaataattatttgtggTACAGTAGGCCCTAGAGGAATTAGAAGAAGATGGAGGCCTATGCCTGTTATGCTGTGTGAGTATAGTCTGATCCAAAATGAGGGGTACAGCCTCTATGAACACATCAATGTCTGCAATTGCAGCAGCTGTAACACCTCAGAGTAAAAACCCACCAGCCCTTAGGCTGTGCAGATGTTCTTACGCATGTACCCATGCGTGCCTGCTCCTGGTGAAACTCTAAAATCACTCCTTGCCCTCCAAGTCATAACCCAGGGAGGAATTACCCAGGTGGACAAGTGCCTCTGCAAATTTATGACCAGGACCTTGCCAGAGTTGAACTCACTGAGACTTACTCTTTACCTCCGATTATTGATGATGTGTCTAGGAGTCCCAGTGATGGATCCATACCCCATTTGGCAATGCACAGTACAAGAAAAACACGGCTCCTGTCACCAGGATTTTACAGTCTTCAGCTTTCTTGCTCGTATTACGGACTGTATGGAAATATCAGTTAACTCCTGGGAGCACTTGGCCTATGGGTCAGGTGGAGGCAGAATGGGAGCGAGGCAGAATAAGCCATTAGCGTGGTTGGGAGAGGCTAGGTGCAGCCTGAAGGAACAGGGATACGGATCgctttgaaaactgaaagccCAAGTTAGCCTGATGATGGCAAGCATTTGATAATGACAGCTAGTAAATGTGTAGGGATGCTATGTTTAATATTCTGCACCCTAGAATGAGAAAGGATTCTAGCTCCCCTGCAGTTTAATGTTTTTAGTGCTGGATGGTTCATAGGTATTAGATTGTGTCAGTGATTGTGTGTGGAGGATAGAGAATGAATATGCAGGTGAATTTGCAAAATGAGTGTATAGCAGGATACTTGCACATAAAGCCACTGCAGCACCAATCATTCAGACTTCCCCTGGTGCGATCTATCCgtgctcctttcctcccccagaaCAAtcataatgataataataatagtaattgtaatagtaacaacaacaacaacatgtAGTCCCTCCTACTGTACTTTTCATCAGTGCGGAAATGCTCAGAAAAACTCACTTCAATCATTCCCATTCTTCAGAGCTAATAAAGGGAACCAGCCAGCACAAACCATGGCATTTACTGGGTGCTTTCAAACACCTTA contains the following coding sequences:
- the HMGXB4 gene encoding HMG domain-containing protein 4 isoform X2, which encodes MRGAGPWGAPRGGTTTGPGPVSAEGPVPTFAPRLLRLARHSRRDPPAPRGFPAGRWELRRGNGAREPGPPVPPAAVCRQWGVRPPLGDRSAEVPVESREGGCRKATLGRDPASMCEYLESDRSVDDVGLPTGRIQREKKRSYKDLLQEEDEIATQDSDLFPGTEPHKKKRKHSSDEFCYRGVSPLDLPSKKKKKAVSSPSSADTTMDLLKAITSPLATSSKSSKKTSEKSSYSSSGHSESKKEHHKKKLSGSSGEHSVDDGSFHKSKKMKPLYVNTETLTLREPDGLKMKLILSPKEKSSAADDDSFSYSSAPAAAKKSSKKSARDEQGSFLLGHELQSFLKSSRKKHKPPPDSHPPSENFGADTSLFSEGHGSEYEISGVEAPPESGSSSGGELEAGELVIDDSYREIKKKKKSKKSKKKKDKEKHREKKHSKSKKSSGHGPVAVAEVSPPPPPSTPYVLPPPPPAAFHSDGQGEKRRKKEEKEKDKAEKWEKEKEREKEKEKEREKEKEKEREKEKRKGRKKERKEEKEREKEKEKEREKEKEREKEKEKEREKEKEKEREKEREKPKKKNMSAYQVFCKEYRTTIVSEHPGIDFGELSKKLAEVWKQLPEKDKLIWKQKAQYLQHKQNKAEATTVKRKASSSDGAPKIKASPTGVISPHKKSPTSTVVVSSSPAKVPETDPIDVAAHLQLLGESLSLIGHRLQETEGMVAVSGSLSVLLDSIICALGPLACLTTQLPELNGCPKHVLSNTLDNIAYIMPGL
- the HMGXB4 gene encoding HMG domain-containing protein 4 isoform X4, with amino-acid sequence MDLLKAITSPLATSSKSSKKTSEKSSYSSSGHSESKKEHHKKKLSGSSGEHSVDDGSFHKSKKMKPLYVNTETLTLREPDGLKMKLILSPKEKSSAADDDSFSYSSAPAAAKKSSKKSARDEQGSFLLGHELQSFLKSSRKKHKPPPDSHPPSENFGADTSLFSEGHGSEYEISGVEAPPESGSSSGGELEAGELVIDDSYREIKKKKKSKKSKKKKDKEKHREKKHSKSKKSSGHGPVAVAEVSPPPPPSTPYVLPPPPPAAFHSDGQGEKRRKKEEKEKDKAEKWEKEKEREKEKEKEREKEKEKEREKEKEKEREKEREKPKKKNMSAYQVFCKEYRTTIVSEHPGIDFGELSKKLAEVWKQLPEKDKLIWKQKAQYLQHKQNKAEATTVKRKASSSDGAPKIKASPTGVISPHKKSPTSTVVVSSSPAKVPETDPIDVAAHLQLLGESLSLIGHRLQETEGMVAVSGSLSVLLDSIICALGPLACLTTQLPELNGCPKHVLSNTLDNIAYIMPGL
- the HMGXB4 gene encoding HMG domain-containing protein 4 isoform X5, with protein sequence MAYDDSKKKEEYLESDRSVDDVGLPTGRIQREKKRSYKDLLQEEDEIATQDSDLFPGTEPHKKKRKHSSDEFCYRGVSPLDLPSKKKKKAVSSPSSADTTMDLLKAITSPLATSSKSSKKTSEKSSYSSSGHSESKKEHHKKKLSGSSGEHSVDDGSFHKSKKMKPLYVNTETLTLREPDGLKMKLILSPKEKSSAADDDSFSYSSAPAAAKKSSKKSARDEQGSFLLGHELQSFLKSSRKKHKPPPDSHPPSENFGADTSLFSEGHGSEYEISGVEAPPESGSSSGGELEAGELVIDDSYREIKKKKKSKKSKKKKDKEKHREKKHSKSKKSSGHGPVAVAEVSPPPPPSTPYVLPPPPPAAFHSDGQGEKRRKKEEKEKDKAEKWEKEKEREKEKEKEREKEKEKEREKEKRKGRKKERKEEKEREKEKEKEREKEKEREKEKEKEREKEKEKEREKEREKPKKKNMSAYQVFCKEYRTTIVSEHPGIDFGELSKKLAEVWKQLPEKDKLIWKQKAQYLQHKQNKAEATTVKRKASSSDGAPKIKASPTGVISPHKKSPTSTVVVSSSPAKVPETDPIDVAAHLQLLGESLSLIGHRLQETEGMVAVSGSLSVLLDSIICALGPLACLTTQLPELNGCPKHVLSNTLDNIAYIMPGL
- the HMGXB4 gene encoding HMG domain-containing protein 4 isoform X3 — translated: MGRGSPVLRFHPPPSVASGVCGLPWGTEARRCRWSPGRGAAEKQRLAAIPRACATFSCRWERGKEPRRGNTFSGSCRTTMAYDDSKKKEEYLESDRSVDDVGLPTGRIQREKKRSYKDLLQEEDEIATQDSDLFPGTEPHKKKRKHSSDEFCYRGVSPLDLPSKKKKKAVSSPSSADTTMDLLKAITSPLATSSKSSKKTSEKSSYSSSGHSESKKEHHKKKLSGSSGEHSVDDGSFHKSKKMKPLYVNTETLTLREPDGLKMKLILSPKEKSSAADDDSFSYSSAPAAAKKSSKKSARDEQGSFLLGHELQSFLKSSRKKHKPPPDSHPPSENFGADTSLFSEGHGSEYEISGVEAPPESGSSSGGELEAGELVIDDSYREIKKKKKSKKSKKKKDKEKHREKKHSKSKKSSGHGPVAVAEVSPPPPPSTPYVLPPPPPAAFHSDGQGEKRRKKEEKEKDKAEKWEKEKEREKEKEKEREKEKEKEREKEKRKGRKKERKEEKEREKEKEKEREKEKEREKEKEKEREKEKEKEREKEREKPKKKNMSAYQVFCKEYRTTIVSEHPGIDFGELSKKLAEVWKQLPEKDKLIWKQKAQYLQHKQNKAEATTVKRKASSSDGAPKIKASPTGVISPHKKSPTSTVVVSSSPAKVPETDPIDVAAHLQLLGESLSLIGHRLQETEGMVAVSGSLSVLLDSIICALGPLACLTTQLPELNGCPKHVLSNTLDNIAYIMPGL
- the HMGXB4 gene encoding HMG domain-containing protein 4 isoform X1, with the translated sequence MDLLKAITSPLATSSKSSKKTSEKSSYSSSGHSESKKEHHKKKLSGSSGEHSVDDGSFHKSKKMKPLYVNTETLTLREPDGLKMKLILSPKEKSSAADDDSFSYSSAPAAAKKSSKKSARDEQGSFLLGHELQSFLKSSRKKHKPPPDSHPPSENFGADTSLFSEGHGSEYEISGVEAPPESGSSSGGELEAGELVIDDSYREIKKKKKSKKSKKKKDKEKHREKKHSKSKKSSGHGPVAVAEVSPPPPPSTPYVLPPPPPAAFHSDGQGEKRRKKEEKEKDKAEKWEKEKEREKEKEKEREKEKEKEREKEKRKGRKKERKEEKEREKEKEKEREKEKEREKEKEKEREKEKEKEREKEREKPKKKNMSAYQVFCKEYRTTIVSEHPGIDFGELSKKLAEVWKQLPEKDKLIWKQKAQYLQHKQNKAEATTVKRKASSSDGAPKIKASPTGVISPHKKSPTSTVVVSSSPAKVPETDPIDVAAHLQLLGESLSLIGHRLQETEGMVAVSGSLSVLLDSIICALGPLACLTTQLPELNGCPKHVLSNTLDNIAYIMPGL